tcaatctctttaattttatcaaccaataaaagagttaccatcttagtacgtttcctcaaaccaacagaataagaaataatctgtccacgtatatacgctttaaaagtgtccaaaagtgttccgcaggaaacatctgtagaattagttgaaaagaagaagtcgatctgctcctccataaattttataaagtcagagtcttgcaacaaggtagagtcaaatcgccattgtctggcattagaagctgtatccgtaaatttcatagaaagtaataatggagcatgatcagagatagctataatatcatagttacaaccgattaccaatggaataaaacaagagtctacaaaaaaataatcaattcttcaataagagtgataaacatgtgagaaaaaagaaaactctttgtctttaggatgccggaatctccaaatatcaaaaactccattatcagtcaaaaaagagttaatacaagtggccgacttatgaGGTAAgatctgaatagataaagatttatccatcagaggatttaaacaacaattaaagtcaccacccattattaacttatattcgtttagattgggtaaagaggtaaataaggacttaaaaaagtcaggacaatccacatttggagcataaacattaaccaaagcaacctttttattacaaagtaaacccgtaattaacaaaaatctgccattcggatccgaaaaaatatcatgttgaacaaatgagtCAATAaaagaggagtcaataaaaattgaaactccttttactttagcattcgaatttgcatgatactgttgaccccgccaaaatctaaaaaaaaacaaaatttgtcctccttcctcacatgagtttcttgtacaaaaatgatatgagcattaagtctctggaatactttgaaaatcttctttcgtttaattggatgatttaaaccattagtattccaagacacaaaattaatggtctgagccataattctaaaatcaaccctttggtatagaaagggttaaccaacttataaactcatgcacccggaacaggaacaaaagtaatgagaagacccggaagtgatgacaacacagacatatttgaagttcaaaaacagcccaaataaaaaaactaacacaaactggtacaaaaaaaatagaattagaaaacagacatccccccaccccccaagagatagagaaaaagccaaaatatgacttaaaaagggaaaaagtaagactaatcctacccccatgtcagctgaagaacactccatatataaaggatatatataaaagaatcaccccaactttaaaaattaaaatcgctataataaaaaccatatttctaagtatagttagttgtaaaaaaaataaatcggactctagcccagacaaaacaataaatatttaagctatgataagcgatgcatagTAGGAAAGagacgaaagaaagaaaaaaataacgccatcttaagcaaaaccaaaaatctttttcaaaaaaccatcttaatcaaagaaaaattcaccttcaaagaattaaaaatataccttcgaaggaacaaagttaatggacaagtatgtagttaaatggttaaagtgtataaggcaaaacaattaatatcacgaaaacacactttaacttaagtataaagtataggatgaacctacaccaataaccagattttaattcaggtttaagagatcgagaaccatcttacacgatcagaatcgttcatttattagagaccggtgtctgtagcagtagggaagttctcctccagatattttctcgcttctgaagttgagatgaaaacctgtcgtggagcattcgacggagatattcgaagcttcgcagggtataggagcgcaggtttcagatttttctcataacattcagccatcaacagtttaaaaagaagccttctttttaaaaggtcagggctaaagtcttcgaccaggcggaagcaaaattctttaaatttaatcattcctgcccgacgagctgctcttataagttgttctttgtcatgtacataatggaaccggacaattaccaccgaaggtttgtctataacactcggtgatcgacgccgaattctatgtgcccgatccaataaaggggggttattcgggaaaatcgtcggaaacgcttcttttaaaagttgagcaaaatatttcgaagggtcatctttttctatgccgtctggaagaccaagtatacgtaagttgtgtcttctggaccgattctcaaaatcgtcactcttggctttaagggcttccatcaggttaatggtcgaaattaaatcctgttgcagtttttcaacagtcaaatctcgcttccgagcatcttcttgcagtgacgcaataagagcttgttgctttttaattactaaatccgtcttaaccatgtactcttgaaaagcctttatatcttctttaaaaaattgttgtagttcagcaaattttttatccaaagcctccataaacaattcaaaagttagttgagtttgttgtggcggagcctgcttctttccgttaccgttcggattgcgtccgggatcccgtcccttagacctgagagacatttctgtttgcatatcttcaaaagttcacaacaaactcttggcagtaaatccaaaaaaaattaacaaagaaactttcggtataggtaaaaataagctgaataagggtgatcaaaggttaaaaaaagtaaaggttatggagcgaatccaaaacagtactcactccatgagcgtctccagctgacaaCAGAAAATGTTCTACCGAAGGCAGAACATTACACTTAAATCTAATAATGATTTTGAAATCTATTTAAACAATTGCTTATAAAAGTCAATGTACTGTCACTCTAATATAGTGAGAAGTGTTCTGCTGTTGGAATGAAGGTCGATTGCcaacacacgcacacgcacgcacacacgcacgcacacacacacaaaatgctggaggaactcaggaggccaggcagcatctatggaaaagattaaacatttgatattttggtctgagatccttcatcaggactggaaactggaaaggaagggagaagacagaataaggtagtgttgggaggagagggagtaatataaggtggcaggtgataggtgaaaccgaaaggggagggagggggtgaagtaaagagctgggaagttgattggtgaaagagataaaagggctGAATAAGGGGTAATCTGACAGGAGGacaaaagaccatggaagaaagggaagggagaggagcaccacagggaggtgatgggcagataagaaGAGGTGTGAAAGGGAAATCCGCTCTTTGTGGCAGGTGGAgcaaaggtgattgacaaagcaGTCACCCaatttacatcaggtctcactgatatacaggagaccacaccgggagcaccaatatagtagatgaccccagcagacttgcGAGTGAAGCATCATCGCACCTGGTAGGACTGCTTGGGCCCCTGAATGGTAGGAGGGAGAAAGTGTTGGGGCAGATGTGGCACTTGCtctgcttgcaaggttaagtgcaggagggagatcagtgggtagGGACAAGTGGGAAAGGGAGTTGTGCAGGAagaaatccctgcagaaagtggaaatgtggaaagtggggaggggggtgtggaAGAAAAAATATGCTTGGTGATGGGATATGGCGGAAGTTATgttgaattatgtgctggatgagaacaagaggaaccctacaACTTGTGTGGTGGCGGAAGGATTGGGCAAAGACAGATGTGCATGAATtagaagagatgcaggtgagggcagcattgatggtggagaaagggaaggttcCTTCTTTGGAGGAGGACACCCCAGTCATTCTGGAATGAAcagcttcatcctgagagtagatgcagcagagatggaggaactgtgaaaagggaatggcagttttacaagtgacaggatgggaagaggtatagtccagacaGCTGTGAGATTCAGTGGGCTTATAAAAGAAACCAGTAGATAGACtttctccagagatggaaacagagattgagaaaggggagattggtgtcagaaatagattaagtaaatttgagggcaggatggaagttggaggcaaagttgacgaaattgatgagctcagcatgggtgcagaaagcagcatcaatccaGTCATTAATGTGGCATAGGAAGAGTTGCGGAGTGAGACCATTGTAGGCTTAGAACATAGACTgatccacacagctgatgaaaaagcatagctgggacccatgcaagtacTCATAGCTACACcttaggtttgagtgaagtggaaggggctgaaggagaaattgttaagggtgaggaccagttccaccagacagaagagagtggtagtggaggggaactggctgtatctgttgtccagaaagaagcagagagctttaaggacCGCCTGATGGGggtagaagtgtatagggactggacatccaaaCTGAAAATGAGAAGACTGGGGCCAGGGAACCTAAAAGTGATTGAAAAgaaagagagtgagtgagtgagtgagtgagtgatgtccagattgttggccagaaagaatgccaatcttcaaatcagtgaattcaaatgaatcaaggacagtcgaagcagtctttgttcttgccgtgtgcttgggggatggaggctgccattttgtaaagacactctattctccattttgtgagcctgacatgctggacttgattagtgttttaaagaaggcacaaagactcttcaggtaatctgctggactggaggtcatttccaaataaggagttacttatgaggtgttctttggttggctataacatgcaggattgtgaatgcctgaggcAATTCAAAttcattgctgactgagaacaaagagccaggagtcagcaactgtcccttgatgggaagaggacaatagatggatgctgctttggaccagagccaatgaccaggtgttaaaggccagacacatgacctgcggccaatgacacaggaatgcgacatttgaatagataagaaatggatataaaagtggatgctttgtgggTGCTGGTGGCGGTAACTTTGAAGAATAACCATTGCAGATACAAGCGAGAAGAACCCTGTGTGAAGCACGTAGAGAGTGAATCGGAACCACGAGGAACAAGGAACGCCTGGCCAGCGTAAATTCCTCCGCCcaggtaatacctttgctattctttgactatccaggagaTTCAGGGATACTTAGCAGGTGTGCGCACAAGGTATTTAGTATATGAATTCACGTacttgttagtttgaacaataaaggtaattgtcagcAAATagagatctctctgtgcctcactcagaatcgttggaagaggtagaagcggtagctctctctctctcttttttccaacAAGATGTAGGTAGGAAAGGACTGAACCAAGGGAGTTAAAATAGAGCCGAGGTATACAGACATAAGTTCAGTGGGACAGCTGCAGACAgaaacaataggtctacctggacagtcaTGTTTGTGCCTCTTCAGTAGAAGATAGAAacaggaaacatagaaaatagctgcaggagtaggctattcggcccttcgagcctgcactgccattcagtatgatcatggctgatcatccaactcagaaccctgtacctgctttctctccataccccctgatccctttagccacaagggccatatctaactcatGCAGGTAAGGGAATTATGAGGTTGTGGCAGTggctaggtcaggggtcagcaacctttaccactgaaagagccacttggacccgtttcccacagaaaagaaaacactgggagccgcaaaacccgtttgacatttaaaatgaaataacactgcatacaacgtttttttttgcctttatgctatgtataaacaaactataatgtgttgcatttatgaaattgatgaactcctgcagagaaaacgaaattacatttctgcatgcaacaaaaacattttgaactccgaaaaaaagacgttgggttgaaagttacttttaagtaaaatattcaatgcctatttgagtccttcttgtatttatgaaaaacgccgaacttaaattttccgccagcagcaaaccaaaaataacgtcagccagctgtcatcctgaaaaatgaaaggactatttcactgaactatgaaaaaatatgaatataagtaaaataataggcaattaaaatatttatcatacttggttaatgggatttctgctcctggacctcagcgcacagcgtctgcacatcagggctgtatgatgtcaccttcatctttacacaggatcgcaagctgtcatctgtgaggttttcaatatcactccatttgtgtttctgagcaagaacggccttctgacgggcaacatcttcaaggtctgctgtcaagcgtctaaacttggacacccatatgtctttgtcggctatgtcggccagttccatctcaagatcaggttgactcacacctgccaatgcagtcgtattcagtagggaaggatcgatgcttaagggagtgaccgggaaggataatgtgttttttccctctctgaactcacagaagcgtttcccaaacgatgtttgcattgcgatgattgcagaatgtaaatactccgaaattatcatgtcgtgaccttgtttgaactctctcaaattggggaagtgagacaaagtgcctttctgtaaatctctggcaagcactgtcaacttgcgctcgaatgccaaaacatcctccaacatgtgcagggctgtacgtcctttcccctgaagagctctgttcagcgtgttcaggtgcgctgtcatgtctaccatgaagtgtagcttttccagccactctggctgttccagctcaggaaaggtgagccctttgctgcccaggaaagttttcacttcttccagacacgcgacaaagcgtttcagcaccttccgtctggacagccagcga
The genomic region above belongs to Hypanus sabinus isolate sHypSab1 chromosome 13, sHypSab1.hap1, whole genome shotgun sequence and contains:
- the LOC132404025 gene encoding uncharacterized protein LOC132404025, whose translation is MVDMTAHLNTLNRALQGKGRTALHMLEDVLAFERKLTVLARDLQKGTLSHFPNLREFKQGHDMIISEYLHSAIIAMQTSFGKRFCEFREGKNTLSFPVTPLSIDPSLLNTTALAGVSQPDLEMELADIADKDIWVSKFRRLTADLEDVARQKAVLAQKHKWSDIENLTDDSLRSCVKMKVTSYSPDVQTLCAEVQEQKSH